Proteins encoded by one window of Halosolutus amylolyticus:
- a CDS encoding M24 family metallopeptidase, producing the protein MIENTAIETRLERVREALIDAGADAVVCFPSSNMYYLSGFDDEPMERHLFLFVTPETELFVAPEMYDAQIRDGSPITDVRTWGDDEDPTESLETIGDELGLEGGRLLVDDRMWALFTQDLRATFPEATFGLASEVLEDLRVRKDEAELDRLREAARISDGVSEAIRALGADAIGMTERELAAEIEDRLAAAGGDGVSFETVVGSGPNGARPHHRHGERTIESGDPVVLDFGTCVEGYPGDQTRTVVFDGEPSDEFRDVHEAVLEAHNAGVEAVEPGVEAREVDRAAREVLENRGYGDAFVHRTGHGVGLDVHEPPYVTSENDRELEPGMVCSVEPGVYLEGEFGVRIEDLVVVTEDGCERLNDSPRTWRPLEK; encoded by the coding sequence ATGATCGAGAACACCGCCATCGAAACCCGACTCGAGCGAGTCCGCGAGGCGCTGATCGACGCGGGAGCCGACGCCGTCGTCTGCTTCCCGAGTTCGAACATGTACTACCTCTCGGGGTTCGACGACGAGCCGATGGAACGCCACCTGTTCCTGTTCGTCACGCCCGAGACGGAGTTGTTCGTCGCGCCCGAGATGTACGACGCGCAGATCAGAGACGGGTCTCCGATTACGGACGTCCGCACGTGGGGCGACGACGAGGATCCGACGGAGTCCCTCGAGACGATCGGCGACGAACTCGGGCTCGAGGGCGGCCGCCTGCTGGTCGACGATCGCATGTGGGCCCTGTTCACCCAGGACCTCAGGGCGACGTTCCCCGAGGCCACGTTCGGCCTCGCGAGCGAGGTTCTCGAGGACCTCCGGGTCCGGAAAGACGAGGCCGAACTCGACCGGCTCCGCGAGGCGGCACGAATATCGGACGGGGTCAGCGAAGCGATTCGCGCGCTCGGCGCGGACGCGATCGGAATGACCGAACGGGAGCTCGCGGCCGAAATCGAGGATCGACTCGCCGCGGCCGGCGGTGATGGCGTCTCCTTCGAGACCGTCGTCGGCTCCGGCCCGAACGGGGCCCGGCCCCACCACCGTCACGGAGAGCGCACGATCGAGTCGGGCGACCCCGTCGTCCTCGACTTCGGCACCTGCGTCGAGGGCTACCCCGGCGACCAGACCCGCACCGTCGTCTTCGACGGAGAGCCGTCCGACGAGTTCCGCGACGTCCACGAGGCCGTCCTCGAGGCCCACAACGCCGGCGTCGAAGCCGTCGAACCGGGCGTGGAGGCCCGCGAGGTCGACCGCGCCGCCCGCGAGGTCCTCGAAAATCGGGGCTACGGCGACGCGTTCGTCCACCGGACGGGCCACGGGGTCGGACTCGACGTCCACGAGCCGCCGTACGTCACGAGCGAGAACGACCGCGAACTCGAGCCGGGAATGGTCTGTAGCGTCGAGCCGGGCGTCTATCTCGAGGGCGAGTTCGGCGTCCGCATCGAGGATCTGGTGGTCGTCACCGAGGACGGCTGCGAGCGACTGAACGACTCGCCGCGGACGTGGCGACCGCTGGAGAAGTAG
- a CDS encoding NAD(P)/FAD-dependent oxidoreductase translates to MHVVVLGAGYAGLTLTRLLERDLPSDVDITIVDESPDHLVQHELHRVIRRPELAAEITVSLPAALDRATVRVARVEAIDRDARVISLSDGDLSYDLAAICLGAQTAFYGLEGVPEYGTPLKRLSHASRIRRRALAVCRRDDARIVVGGAGLSGVQVAGELAALAREEGSTASVTVLEQLDRVAPGFPANFGRAVRRALEDCGVEVRTDATVIEADAERVTLESDDAVPYDQFVWTGGIRGPDALAGDRPTVDGDLRLDEHMFALGDAARVVDADGDAVPASAQSAVREARTAAENIARLVDARSSESAPLDPHLETFSFDSPGWLVSVGDDAVAQVGPAVFTGRPAKTLKTSVGVGYLSSIGAARNAVDLVSREFSSESSD, encoded by the coding sequence ATGCACGTCGTCGTGCTCGGCGCGGGCTACGCCGGCCTGACGCTGACGCGCCTGCTCGAGCGAGACCTCCCTTCGGACGTCGACATCACGATCGTCGACGAGTCTCCCGACCACCTCGTCCAGCACGAACTCCACCGCGTGATCCGCCGCCCGGAACTGGCCGCCGAGATTACGGTGTCGCTGCCCGCGGCGCTCGATCGGGCGACCGTTCGCGTCGCGCGCGTCGAGGCGATCGATCGGGACGCGCGCGTGATTTCGCTGTCGGACGGCGATCTCTCGTACGACCTGGCGGCGATCTGTCTCGGCGCGCAGACCGCGTTCTACGGGCTCGAGGGCGTCCCCGAGTACGGGACGCCGCTCAAGCGACTGTCACACGCGTCCCGGATTCGCCGGCGCGCGCTCGCGGTGTGCCGGCGCGACGACGCCCGGATCGTCGTCGGCGGGGCTGGCCTGTCCGGGGTACAGGTCGCTGGCGAACTCGCGGCCCTCGCACGCGAGGAGGGCAGTACGGCGTCGGTGACGGTCCTCGAACAACTCGATCGGGTCGCGCCGGGGTTTCCGGCGAACTTCGGGCGAGCGGTGCGGCGGGCGCTCGAGGACTGTGGCGTCGAGGTTCGAACAGACGCGACCGTCATCGAAGCCGACGCGGAGCGAGTGACTCTCGAATCGGACGACGCCGTCCCCTACGACCAGTTCGTCTGGACCGGCGGGATCCGCGGACCCGACGCGCTCGCGGGCGATCGACCGACCGTGGACGGCGACCTGCGCCTCGACGAGCACATGTTCGCGCTCGGCGACGCCGCACGGGTCGTCGATGCGGACGGCGACGCCGTGCCGGCGAGCGCACAGTCGGCCGTCCGCGAGGCCCGGACCGCGGCCGAGAACATCGCTCGTCTCGTCGACGCCAGATCGTCCGAGAGCGCCCCGCTCGACCCGCACCTCGAGACGTTTTCGTTCGACTCGCCGGGCTGGCTGGTCAGCGTCGGCGACGACGCGGTCGCACAGGTCGGCCCGGCCGTCTTCACCGGCCGTCCGGCGAAGACGCTGAAGACGAGCGTCGGCGTCGGCTACCTGTCGTCGATCGGCGCCGCCCGCAACGCGGTCGACCTCGTCTCCCGGGAGTTCTCGTCGGAGTCGTCCGACTGA